In the Phaseolus vulgaris cultivar G19833 chromosome 7, P. vulgaris v2.0, whole genome shotgun sequence genome, one interval contains:
- the LOC137827927 gene encoding caffeoylshikimate esterase-like, translated as MVHPIAEANEESPFGTLTPDDFYARHSVNHASEFITNPRGLKLFTQWWLPLPPTTIVGTLAVVHGFTGESSWLIQLTAVHFAKAGFATCAIDHQGHGFSDGLIAHIPDINPVVDDCISFFESFRSRFDPSLPSFLYSESLGGAIALLITLRRGKKPWNGVILNGAMCGISAKFKPPWPLEHFLSIAAAVIPTWRVVPTRGSIPDVSFKVEWKRKLALASPRRTVARPRAATAQELMRICRELQERYEEVEVPLLVAHGGDDVVCDPACVEELYARAASKDKTLKIYPGMWHQMIGEPEENVELVFGDMLEWLSSRAQRATVHGSA; from the coding sequence ATGGTGCACCCAATAGCGGAGGCCAATGAGGAAAGCCCCTTCGGAACGCTAACGCCTGACGACTTCTACGCGCGCCACTCAGTGAATCACGCTTCCGAGTTCATCACCAATCCCAGGGGTCTCAAGCTCTTCACTCAGTGGTGGCTCCCACTCCCTCCCACCACTATAGTCGGAACCCTCGCCGTCGTACACGGATTCACCGGCGAATCCAGCTGGCTCATCCAGCTCACCGCCGTCCACTTTGCAAAGGCCGGCTTTGCCACCTGCGCAATCGACCACCAGGGTCACGGCTTCTCCGATGGCCTTATCGCTCACATCCCCGACATTAACCCCGTCGTCGACGACTGCATCTCCTTCTTCGAGAGCTTCCGTTCTCGCTTCGATCCCTCACTCCCTTCGTTCCTCTACTCCGAATCCCTCGGTGGCGCCATCGCGCTCTTAATCACGCTCCGCCGCGGCAAAAAGCCGTGGAACGGCGTCATCCTCAACGGCGCCATGTGCGGGATCAGCGCCAAATTCAAACCACCGTGGCCACTCGAACACTTCCTCTCCATCGCCGCAGCGGTGATACCAACGTGGCGCGTGGTCCCCACGCGTGGCTCCATCCCCGATGTGTCGTTCAAGGTTGAGTGGAAGCGGAAGCTCGCGCTGGCGAGTCCGCGGAGGACGGTGGCGCGTCCGCGCGCTGCCACGGCGCAGGAGCTGATGCGGATTTGCCGGGAGCTGCAGGAGAGGTACGAGGAGGTGGAGGTGCCGCTCCTGGTGGCTCATGGCGGCGACGATGTAGTGTGCGACCCCGCGTGCGTGGAGGAGTTGTACGCACGCGCTGCGAGTAAGGATAAGACGCTGAAGATATATCCGGGAATGTGGCACCAGATGATTGGGGAACCTGAAGAGAACGTGGAGCTGGTTTTTGGGGATATGTTGGAGTGGCTTAGTTCACGCGCTCAACGCGCCACCGTGCACGGTTCCGCTTAA